In Osmerus eperlanus unplaced genomic scaffold, fOsmEpe2.1 SCAFFOLD_65, whole genome shotgun sequence, the DNA window TAAAGTCATAGTAGCCTAAGATAACCTGCTAGTATGCTAACCTGCAAGTATGCTAACATGATGGAATGCTCAAATGCTAGCATGCTAACATGATCATATGCTAACCTGATAGCATGCTAACCTGTCAGACTGCTGAGCAACAGGGCCAAGACTGGCCAGTAGTCTGGACTCTAGTAGACTACAGACTAGAGTAGCAGACTAGAGACTGGAGTAGTAGACTAGAGACTGGACTAGCAGACTACAGACTGGACTAGCAGACTACAGACTGGACTAGTAGACTACAGACTGGACTAGCAGACTACAGACTGGACTAGCAGACTACAGACTGGACTAGTAGACTACAGTCTGGACTAGCAGACTACAGACTGGACTAGCAGACTACAGACTGGACTAGTAGACTACAGACTGGACTAGCAGACTACAGACTGGACTAGCAGACTACAGACTGGACTAGTAGACTCCCCTCCTGCCCGACAGGAATGACAATGAGGCGTGCTGAGCTGCTGTTTCTCCAGGCTTTGTTTGTTCGGTTGGTCTTCTGGCAGATGCACACTGCCCCTGGTGGTGAGGAGTAGGCACTGCCCCTGGTGGTGAGGAGTAggcactgccccctggtggtgatgAGTAggcactgccccctggtggtgaggAGTATGAGGGGCTGCAGGGCctgcagcgggggggggggggggctgtgtgtgtgtttgtgtgtgtctgtgttagagCATTCATTGAGTGTGAATCAGGTAGTGGTACAGTACATTATCTCAGTGGTGGAGGTCTGTCACCTGCATGTTTCAAGATCAATaacctccttccacccctcccttcccctccccactccctccccctcccccctccctctcctctctctccctccctgtcccccctccctccctctcccccctccctcctcccctctccctctcccccctctcagggTCCTCCAGGATCTCAGCCGTCTCCCCACTCACAGCCTCCTCCACACAACCCCAACAACCCCATGATGGGGCCTCATGGCCAGGtaagatacactcacacacacacacatgcacgatgAAGACctgatacatacacactcacacattcacacacagacccaccatCTTGGCAAATCTAAAGATAGAGGAGAGACTATATAACTggtcctccaacacacacacacattccacttgTATTATTTACCTGACTGCAAGCCAGTTTCTGTAGTGATGGCATCATATGTCATGGGTCTGTacagattggtgtgtgtgtgtgttggtgtgtgcgtgttttccaACTTCTGTATCTGATCCAGGTCTACTGTCTCTCATTCAACATGCTGACATCATCcacctttccttctttctctcctctctctcctctttctttctctctctttctctctctctctctctctctctctctctctctcttctctctctctctctctctctctctctctctctctctctccctctctctctcctcctttctcttctctctcatacccatccactctctctctctacacctctctccttctctctttgtctctctctctgctggatgttggaatggagggatgatgtTCTGTGATGCTACAGCTACCCCTGCTGTCAGACCTGGGTACTGCACCAGAGGGGAGAATACCATGTACCAGAGATACAACATCACAGTATTAGATGTCATAACCTCCACCTCCTAGACTAGTGAACTAGAGAAACCAATGATCAAAATCATCATAAAAATAACAGAAACATAACATGATATAATCAGAATAATAACTTAATGTGGAAAAACATGTGGAATACACAGACCTAGTGAGGGGTCatattttctcctcctctccctctctccctctcctcccttcagccTTTCATGTCTCCACGGTACCCAGGCGGACCCCGCCCTGCACTCCGAATGCCAAATCAGGTACATTTACTCACCtggaggccacgcccccttaCCTGTCTGAACACCTGATCAAACTCTGTCTGAGTTTACTGTGTCTGGGAGCTGAAGGTTACACCTTCACAGCTCACTCATGGTTACAACTGGCGATTCTATTCATTAGGGAAATGTGTTGAGACCTAGATTtaatcctctccatctctctctctctctctctctctctctctctctctctctctctctctctctctctctctctccatctctctctctctctctctctctctctctctctctctctctctctctctctctctctctcagcctccagtGGGAGTTCCAGGGTCACAGCCACTCCTGCCAAACAGTCTGGACCCCACCAGACCtcaaggtacgcacacacacacacacaggcacacacacacacatcttgatgccacacactaacacactgtcctctgtctcctcccaggACACCCTAACATGGGGGGTCCCATGAGGATGACAGCCCCCAGAGGCATGGGAGGCATGGgcccacaggtacacacacaaacacactacacacaaaaacacactacacacactacacacacattacatttacatttagtcatttagcagacgctcttatccagagcgacttacagtaagtacggggacattccccccgaggcaagtagggtgaagtgccttgcccaaggacacaagatAAAtatgcacagccgggaatcgaaccggcaaccttgtgATTAATAGCACGATtccctaacagctcagccatctgacacacacatacacactatacacactacacacactacacacacacaccctcctgactGTGTGTCCTCTCTGTGCAGAACTATGGTGGAGGCATGAGGCCTCCTCCTAACTCCATGGGTCCTGGGATGAACATGTGAGTCACtctgatgaatgaatgaacatgTGAGTCACTcttgatgaatgaatgaacatgTGATGAATGAATGAAGTGAAACCTCTGCACCTCTGGGAACAGCTCAATTTGTCTGACAGTCTGCTTCCTGTTTActgtctgcttcctgtttcctgtctgcttcctgtttcctgtctccaGCGGTCCTGGAGGTAGAGGTCCCTGGCCCAATGCCAACGCTAACTCAGTACGTCACCTTTGTATTCTGGAGTGTCTTTGATGACTCATGACTCATCAGGCTGACTGATGTTTGTTCCCTGTTTCTTCTCTAGATAGCGtattcttcttcctctccggGCAACTATGTGGTAAGTCTCCCTgctggtggtgaggtgtgttacATCACATCGACCACTGACACAACTGGAAACACGtcatacatgttttttttctttctctctctctctctctctctccctctctctccctgtctctctctccctctccagggtcCTCCAGGGGGCGGAGGTCCACCAGGAACTCCCATCATGCCTAGCCCAGGAGGtgagtctcctctctcctctcctttcccatcccccctctcctctcctttccccttctctcctctctcctctcctattccctctctcctttcccctcctctcctctcttctctctcctctcccctcctctcctctcatctctcctcttctgccccctcctcttctcccctttcctctcctctcctctcacctctcctattccctctctcctctcctttcccctcctctcctctcttctct includes these proteins:
- the ssbp4 gene encoding single-stranded DNA-binding protein 4; the encoded protein is MRRAELLFLQALFVRLVFWQMHTAPGALLPSPSPPSQGPPGSQPSPHSQPPPHNPNNPMMGPHGQPFMSPRYPGGPRPALRMPNQPPVGVPGSQPLLPNSLDPTRPQGHPNMGGPMRMTAPRGMGGMGPQNYGGGMRPPPNSMGPGMNIGPGGRGPWPNANANSIAYSSSSPGNYVGPPGGGGPPGTPIMPSPGDSTNSSENIYTMMNPIGPGGNRPTFPMGPGPDGPMGGMGSMEPHHMNGSLGSGDMDGLPKNSPNNMAVMSNPPGTPRDDGDMTGNFLNPFQNESRAPHLDAAPPSMCKMGGGNRKQSQTHRKGLYTDSPCLPSFLTRPGQ